CAAAGTATCGTTTGCGCTGTTGAATAACAATGTATATGGTCAGGCGCAGTCGCACTCCGCAAGGAGTGCGTGGATTGAAACATTCTCCGTCACGTCCCCTTGTTTGGACACCAGCGTCGCACTCCGCAAGGAGTGCGTGGATTGAAACTATGTGGGGCAGTTAATGATGATGGCTCTTGAGGGTCGCACTCCGCAAGGAGTGCGTGGATTGAAACCGGTCGTGGAGGCTGATATGCGCCAGATTGGCAAGTCGCACTCCGCAAGGAGTGCGTGGATTGAAACTTTTTAACCGGCGCCGCAACAGGGGCGGCTTCCGGTCGCACTCCGCAAGGAGTGCGTGGATTGAAACGTTTTCGTCAACCCGACATATTCTCGGTTGGCGTGTCGCACTCCGCAAGGAGTGCGTGGATTGAAACAACATTGCTCCACTCCTCATCAGTAGGAGCCGTCAGTCGCACTCCGCAAGGAGTGCGTGGATTGAAACTTTCTCACGAACAGCGTGAAGAAATGCGGTCCATGTCGCACTCCGCAAGGAGTGCGTGGATTGAAACTTCTCAAATTCTTGCCTAATCCTCCAAACTGACCCGTCGCACTCCGCAAGGAGTGCGTGGATTGAAACGTGAGTTCCGCGATCCAACGGAACGGAATATGCCGTCGCACTCCGCAAGGAGTGCGTGGATTGAAACCCTACCAGATTCCCCGACTTGGCCGGGACAATGGGTCGCACTCCGCAAGGAGTGCGTGGATTGAAACAACGTCTCTTCAAGCTTGGGCTTGCTGGGGGGAGGTCGCACTCCGCAAGGAGTGCGTGGATTGAAACATGATCTATGCCTCGGAAGACGTTCCCGGCTTTGGTCGCACTCCGCAAGGAGTGCGTGGATTGAAACTTCATCCTCCATTGCAGGTTTTCAATGATGGTTCGTCGCACTCCGCAAGGAGTGCGTGGATTGAAACTTGTTATGCCTGAATCGTGCTTCCGATTTTGCATGTCGCACTCCGCAAGGAGTGCGTGGATTGAAACCCGTTTGACGCGGTGCGCAAGGCCGTCCTCGGCTGTCGCACTCCGCAAGGAGTGCGTGGATTGAAACCCATAAAGCCAACAGGGACAATCCGTATGCCTACCGTCGCACTCCGCAAGGAGTGCGTGGATTGAAACGTGGCGGCTAGGGATATTTTCTTTCCGTTACTCGTCGCACTCCGCAAGGAGTGCGTGGATTGAAACCAGATACCAGCGTGCTTTCTTGAGGTCTTCAATAGTCGCACTCCGCAAGGAGTGCGTGGATTGAAACGTTAAACTACAAGTAAAACAGCTGTCAAGAAATGTCGCACTCCGCAAGGAGTGCGTGGATTGAAACAAGTTCAAACTGTTGCATCACCTTGGTCATCAGGTCGCACTCCGCAAGGAGTGCGTGGATTGAAACGTCGCTGGTCAGTGAGGTGTGACAGGGATCATGGAAAAGGGGTGAATTTGGGGTGAAGAGGGGTGAAAGCTTGATGAATTAAAGGCTCGCAGGGTGGACAACGTGCAGGAAGAAAGAAGGTGAAAAATTCCGCGATAGAAATGAATTTGACAGAAAGATGGTGAATTTTTTTCGTTGAGTGCAATGTCGTTGCAAGAAGAGTGCAAACTAAGAGAAATAGCGGCCATGTCTGAATCAAATACACCTCTTGTTATAACGCCGATCCCAGTGTACGGATCAGTTACTGTCATATCTCCGCAGGACCAGGGTAATGCCCATCCCCAGACCTATCATCTGCGGGAGTCGGCCATTGTGCTAATATGGGCCACTCGTCAGGGTCATGAGATAACAGCATGGGTACGGGACGTGCTCAATAACGTGTGGGTGATTATCCACGAAGACGAGTGAAACAGGAAAACAAAAAGGCCGCCAGGAGCAACCTGACGGCCTTAATTGTATCATAGCCTAGTCATCACAACATAAAGCACGGACAAAAGGTGTCATTTCCTCGCCCTGATGATCCTCCAGCAGTTGCTCTATCCTTTCGTCAATGATGCACAGGACAGTAGAATAGAGACTATCAGCATACAGTGACTGCTTGGTGGTGACAACAAGCGCTTGGATGGCTAGATTGGACTGTTGGCCATTGCGATCAATAACGTAGCAATTAAGCTTATCGCCCGGCTCTAAGGTTTTCATGATAGTTTTTCTGTTATTTCAATCCGCGCATCCACAGGAGGCATGCACCAGGCGGGGGCGTCCGGTCTGGCATCGGAATTGATGATACATCTCTTGCCTAAGATATCGGTATCCCTGAGGAGCTGGAAGCATCCAAAGTCCGGTAGGGTACTCATAGACATTGCCGAGGCGGTATGCGATAGCTATCTCCTGATCCTGGTAGTATAGATCGTACTGCTTGCGCGTAATACCGCAGCCATCCTTGACGACATCCCATACATCATTGACATAGCCGACATGGGTACTAATCAGGTCAACCTCGCCAACGATCCGTGATACCGGGGCAGTAGCGTAGATGATCAATCCATCCACCCCTCTGGGTGAGTGGGAGATCTTGCGCAGCTCCCATATCTTGGAGCCATCCCGGTACATATCCCAGTACTGAGGACGCAAGGGTATCAGAGCAAGCCTCCTGCTCATGGCTGCCCCTCCTCACTATCTGGTGAGACAATACGCCAGGGAGCAGCGATGTCAGCTGCGTCCGGAGTCAAAACCCAGTCCGTCCATATCCAATCCACTAGGACATGGTTGATTGGATCGTATATGGCCGTGATATTACCATATTCAGGATTGCAGGCGGAGCACTCAATGACGGCCCCATCCTTGGCAGCCATGAGCGCCTCCGGCCATGTGAGCGGATAAGTAGGATCATTCATGGCTGCACCTCCTGATCTGGCATCCATATATTACTACGGAATCCCCGCTCAGTGGCCTTATGCGGCCCAGGAGTGGGAACAATACGTACAGCCCCGACATGATCAGCCAGCTTGCCGGGCGGCATAGTGCACGGATCAGCGTGCGGTTCGTAGGTCTCCTGCCCGGTTTCAGCGACCATCTTGCGAGTCTCCGCCCGTCCCCGGTTGATGACGGTGTACATCAGGTGCCGGACGTGTTCCACGGCGGCCCAGTTGCGCAATGCCTGGTACACATCCCGGCCCGTGCAAGGCAGGTGCAGCTGGTCGCGCACAATCTCGGCCAGATAGTCCGGAGTTATCTCATAGCGCTGCATGGCATCACGCAGATTGTGGATGGCCTTGTCCATCTCCGACCAGGTACGGTCCTTGACAGGCGCACAGCCAAGATAGGATGCCAGCCTATTATAGATAGGTACGTAGTGCTCCTGGGTGGCTTTGGTCAATGACTCGGTGATCCCTGTGGCTGCCCAGACCTCGTCGTGCCTCCAATCTCTCAGAGACGGGAGGGGGCATCCCTGGGACTGGATACGCTTGTAGGCCTTGCCGGCCATAATGGACAGTACGGCGATCTGTCGCTTGGTAAGTGGCTTATTGTTCATGACCGGGATTTTGTAGAGCCTTGATCAGTTGTTGCCGCTGCTTGGGCGTCAGATAGACAAGAGTGGCTGTTGCTCCTCCTCTATCAGTGCCCGTCCAGATAGTCAGCAGGGTCTGGAATCCATAGTCTTTAACCTCAATCTTAGTCATCCCTGGTACTCCTCTCTACGTAAAAAGTCTCCACCTGTTTGATCTCCAAACCCAGCTTGGCGAGCTTGTGAGGCTTGACATGCTGGCGGATTGCATCCTTGTCAGGAGTCACCTTGGTGACCAGGTACGCCTTGCGGCGCGTAGTCTTGAGCAGGGCGACAATCTTGTCCCACGTCCAGCCCTTGGCGGGCTTGAGGGAGGGCTGCCCCAGACGATAACCGTAGGTGGTCAAAGCGGTGGTGCCGGATTTGCGGCCCTTGGAAAACAGCTCGTCCCTGCGGGGGGATGCCCATTGCTCGGCCATCTTGGTGAGCCGGTCAATCTCCCTGGTCAGCTCGCTGATTTTAGGGTCGTGATCCGTGAGCACTTGCTGCATGGCGGTTTCCTTGGCGGCTTGCAAGGTATCCAGCTCGACGCCTTTGCGGGCGATGTCGTCCAGGGTCTGACAAAATTCAGCCTTGTCCTTAATAATCTGCTGGTCGGTTGCTTTAGTGGTTGTGCGTATTTTACCCATTGTTGCGTGTGTGTTGTTTGTTGAGTTGTTTTCTCTTTTTGGCCAGCATGTTTACGACATGCTGCCAGGTAAGGTCTGGCGTGGCGCTGAGCCACTCCAGAAATCGCTCTCCATCTACAGGGACGTAGTACTGTCCGAGCTGCTCCAGCCGGATGGCGATCATGCCCGGCCAGCGGGGGTCACAGACTTCCCAGTGGTCACACGCGCCGGGGAAGCGGGAGAGTTGCAGGCCGATGAGATAGGCCAGTGTATTGGGATCGTAGGTCATGGCTGGTCAATGTAGATGTAGACGGGAGGGATGGGATTAACAGGCTCGGCTCTGTTGATCAGCTTGTGTACCAGGTCATCGGATGAAAGATGATTGCCGTGATTGGCGCGGTTCAACTCTGAGCGGATGCCCTCGGTCATGATTCTTCGGCACTCCGGGCAGACCGCATAGGTCTGCCCATGGCGCTGGATGATCTCCAGGCGCGCGTGCCGGTGGTAATAGCAGTAGATATCCTCATTCATGACGGCAGTCCTCTTTGGAAGCATCAAAAAAGCGAGGCAGGAAACGCTTATTCAGCTCTCCCGTGGCTGTGTTAATGTGAGAGCTGATACCGTAAATATCGTGCATCAGGCTGAAATGGTCACCTGATGCCATATCCTCCAGCCGCAGGGGGCAGCCGTTGCAATGGCAGGCCTCCAGATACATCATGATGTCATCCTCACCCATCCGACGATCTGGCGAGATGAATCTGCGCATGATATCTGCAGCCCTCTTGGCGATGCGTTCAATGATCTCACGCTCCGCAGGTGTGGCGGTAAACAGATCTTTCATTGTTGGCCCTCCCGGTTGCGATTGATGGCATCGGCCATTACTTCGCCGATAGCGTTCGTGTTGCTGGCAATGACTGTCTTGAGCAGCGTGTCGACACGTGATGCCGGCGTCTCGTGGTCCGCATCCCGGAGGGTCTCGTTGTAAATAGACAGCCCTTGCTTGCCCGTGTCCGTGATAACATCCTCAATATGGATGATATAATGGCCTCTCTTGGGGTCCGGTTTGACATTGGGGGCTTGCCGCCCCCTGTCCTGTTGATTGTTAGTGTTGGTGCTGTACATGATGGTGGTGTTATTGGTTGGAAGTTGAGTCAGGCTGGTCGGCCTCGGTGGGGCCGACGGTGATGCTGGCCAGGCGGATATTGCCCAGCAGGGCGTGCAGATGGGATATGGCCAGATTGAGGGAGTCATAGTCCGTCTTGGTCAGGAGGGCCACCTTGCAATGGCTGACCCGATCAACATGGATATGCTGGGTGATGTAAAGCAGCTGCCGGTGCCGTTCCCACTGCGCCTCGCTCAATACCGGGATAAGTTCCAGGGCAAGGCTGTGATGCGTGGTGATGAGGGCGTCGAGGTCAGCCAGGCGGAGGACCACATAGCGGGTCGCTCCCAGGTCAACGATGCTGTACTTGATGGTCTTCTTGCGCATGAGATAAGGGTGGAGTGAATGGTTAAAGGCCCTTGGCAAGCACCTCAATCATATCAGCAGCGCGCTGGAAGTGGTGCCAGCCGTAAGGCTCGCCGGCTTTGGAGGCCAGAGTGTAGCCAATAGAAAGGAGCTTGGTATAACGTCCCAGGCCGACGTCGTTGGCTACTGCTTTTACATAGCCGATGATGTCCGCGCCCGGTTCCGGCAAACCGTAGTGCTGCCAAAGTTGTTTCAGGTCGCGCAGGGGCAGCGTGTCTTTAAGAGCCACGGTCATGCCTCGTTTGACGATTTGTTCCAGAACGCCCTTCCAGGACATGTCCTTATTGAGCGCGTCACACCATACTTTAGTGCCGATAAGCAGCATTCCGCAGTTGCACTCGTCGGCAATTTCGCGGAGCGTTTCCACGGTGCGGATGCCAAGCTTTCGCTCCTGGAGGATCACCTGGTGTATTTCGTCCACCACAATGAGGTGCTGGGGCGTGATGGTCCGGTACAGGTAATCCATGTACATGTCCATGTTTCCCGTGCCGGTATTGCCCAGGGCCTGGGCCATGCGCCGGATCATCTTGCCGGGAGAGGGAGATACCGGGCAGCGCACCAGAACCGTGGCTCCCTTGGCGGCGGCATATTCGCGGATGGCCGTTGTCTTGCCCCGCTGGGTCATTCCGATAACGGATACAATCTGCTGCCGCACGCGGGCATAGTCCGCCGCGTCCCATATCCGTTGCGCCATGCTAGTCTGTACATACGGGGGCTTGTCCCCTGCTTCCAGCCGGGCCTCGTGAAGGGATTTATAGCGGTAAATGCTCGTGATCACCTTGTCCACACCAGCGCCATACGTGCCGGAAAGCACGCGCTGCACCACGGTGGGACTGTAGTTGATGGCATCTCCCAGGGAGGCAAGAGTCATGTTTTCCTGCCGTCCGAGGTTATTGAGCCACAGCACGGCATCGCGCTGGGCGGCCGTATAGGTGGAGCATTCCTTGATGGCTGCTTCGTACTGATCCCACTGCGTTGCAACCGCAGTGCAATCCTGTTGTTTTGTTGTTTCGTCCATATTTTAGGGTTGGTTAGAAAAGGTCTGAAATATTCACTTCCACGGCGCTTTCGTCGTTATTCGCAGGTGGCGGAGTATCGGAAAGGAGGGCGGACATGTCTTCTTTGCGTACCATGCGCCGCCCTCTGGCGGTGCCGGGAACGGAAGGGGTGATCAGGCCCAGGTCGGATTGGTCCGCCTCGTGCATCACGTCCTTGTTGGCCTGGTGGCGGCTCGCGTTGAAATTGTTTTCCGCCTGCCAGCGTGCTTTCTGCCGGGCCATGTCTGCGGCTTTGCGCGCCTCCACCTTGCCGATGGTCTTGTACAAGTCTTCGCTGAGCGGGTTGACGCGGACATACTGCGGAGCGCGTCCCAGGATGCGGCCTTGATCATCCAGCACAATCAGCTCGTGCAGGGCATAGGGGTTGATTACCACGCGGTATTCCTTCCGGTCGATCAGCCGGACGGGCGCCTGCCCGTCATTGGAAATTTCAGCCAGATAGATAATCGGTTCGCCGTTGTTGCAGAATTTGTCCTGTACCCTGATCAAGCCGTCGATCACGCGCACCGTGCGTCCAAAGTCACGGTCATCCCCGATCAGGTCCACATAAGCCGCCAGGGGCAGCCTGACCAGACGGCCCTTGCCACGTTCCCATACGTCTGCCGGGCTGAGGTCCGTTTCCCTCACCAGGTCCGGATGCTGGCCCACCAGTGCCTGGAGCATCATCTTTTGTTCCGGGGACTGTCTGAGGTCGTGTTCATTTACCCAGCAGCCGTTGCCGATGCAGTACTGTATGGTCTTGTTGCGGCCCCAGCCGCTGATTTTGTGGTCTGTGCGGCCATTGATCAGGGCGTACTTGATAGTGAGGTATTCCGTGAAGTCCTCAAAGTTCATGACCGGCATATCAATTTTGTCGGCCAGGTCGTCGCGCCCCTTGGCGCGCAGGGCTGCCTGCCAGAAGGCCACCTGTTCTGCCTCGCGCCTCATGCCCCAGGTGATTGCCGGCTCATTGCGTCCTGTCCAGCCCACCTGCAAGGGCAGATTGCCCTGCACGTTGTGAATCAGGTTGTGCGATCCTTCGATGCCGGCTTTGGCCTGCGGGTTGCCCTTGCCGCGCGCCGCCCGTCCTCCGATCGCCTTTTGAGCCGCTCCCTTGATGCCGCCCTTGCGGACCTTGAGCACGCCGCCCGTGGCGGTTTCCAGCAGTTTGATCTTATCTTCGGAAAGAGTCGCCGTCCGGTGCTCCATCATGATCACGCACGCCTCCGGATGGTAGCCGATATAGCGCAGCACATAGGCCAGGAACATGAGGGCCATTTTGCGGTCCAGGGCTTGCCGCCTGTCATCGGACATGCGGCGGAAATTGGGAATATGCCCCCAATGGATGCGGCATGCGCTGGCATAGTCGAACATGCCGAATTCGGAGACGCGCACCGCCTGCCCCCGGTACATGACTTCCGCATCGTGCATCACGTCGTCCATTTCATACCACTGCCCCGGCTCCAGCACGGAGCGGTCACGCAGCACGGGCAATTCCCGGACGGCTCCCATGCCAAACCGGGCGCGGTGGATTTCCTTTTCATGGTCGGCAAAAATGCGGTACAAAGCGCGTTCGTTGACTTCTTGCGGAATGGTGCCTGGAACGTGGCGTTCATAGCCGTCAATAGTCATGCCTCCGTACAGGAAGATGGTAAATATTTTGCGGATGGCCTCACGGCTGGATCGGCATTCATGTTCGGCAAACCGTACGGCCCAGGCGCGGAAACGAGGGGTTTTGATGCCGTAGTCCTCTACCGGCTTGTTGTTGCGCACGCGGCCATCCAGCAGAACATGCCAGTCCTGCGTGGCCTGCCAGCGTTTGATGATGCGGGACACCTGGGTAACGCTCAGTCCCATGTGCCGGGCCATCTGGCTATACAGGCCGCATGGCCCGGTGAGACGCTTGCCCTGTTTAAGCGCGCGCTCCATCCACTCAAGCTCATGCGCCCACTTGGTCACACGGTCGCGATGCTTTTCAGGCAGGGATTCAAATTCCTTGTCCGTCGCGGCGGCGGCATAAATGGCAAGAGTTTCCGTCATCGTTATGCGTTGGTTAAGGCGTTGATGATCCTGAGGGCGTTATTGAGAATGTCTTTACCTTCTGCCAAGGCATCCTGGTTCACCAGCGGCAAGCGTCCGGTATCCAGCATGGCTTCAAGGTCCACCATGATGCGGGCAAATTCATCACATGCTGATTTTTGCCGGGCGGCCAGTGCTTCCTCCGGGTCCGCAATGGGCTGGGGTTTGCCTGTTCCCCGGTTGTCATCAATGGTGCTGGTGCCGTGAGATTTGGGCGGAGTGACCACGCCAAAGTCAAAGTAGGCTTGCCGGAGGCTGTCAGCGTCGGAAAGCTTGCCGATCTCTTCCAGCGTGCGGGCGTCTCGGCGTCCGCTTTCTATAAGCGCCACATCCACCGTGCCCAGCTTCCGGGCGCGCTTGAGCACTTCCCGGTAGAGTTTCATGTAGCGTGCAGCCGTGCGATATTCAAAAGTGACACATGTGTCACTTTTGCCAAATAAGGCTTTCCATTCCCCATGCTGGGCTGCCGCTTTCATGCGTGCGAGCAATCCACCCAGCACAACCGCAGTCATCCAGCGTTTTTGCTCAAGGGTTTGAATTTGATTTGTCAATCCGGTGATTTGGCCGTGCAGAGCGTTGGCCCGGACGATTGCAATTTCCCAATCCCGGTTGGTAGTTGTCACCTCATTTTGAGGCATGATCTGAATCTCATATTTCATCTTTGAATTTTCTGAAAGCGATTTTGATTTTGCGCATGGCGGCGCGCTCAATGCTGAAAACCCGTTGCCGGGTTAGGCCCAGATAGAGGCCAATTTCCCGTTGTGTCAGGCTGCCGGCATGATCCAGGCCATAATGGCGGCGGAATTCCGGCACCCGCCAGAGGGCCTGCCAAATGGCCCATTCTTCCTCCGTCATGGGGATGTCCATGTTCACGGCGTCCTCAGGTTGCATGGCGTTATTTGGTGAGGGGTACAGGCAACACGGCGGTGCGGGCATCCTTGAGGCCCTCGCGCACCTGAGCGGCTTCTTTGTCCAGGCAATACACCACCGCCCAGGCGGCCAGCCAGCCCATCAGGGCCATAACGGCCACGGCTCCAGCAAATTCTGCAATATCCCGCATAATGATATTGATGTTAATGGTGGCGGCGTTTAGGAAGCTTGCTAATCCTGTCCAGCAGAGCTTTACTCTGCCTTATCCCTGTGAGGACGCTGGCCAGGTGCTGGTAACAGACACCTAATTCCGGAGCGGCTGTTCTATAGCTCCAGCCCTTGTCCTTGAGTTCTTGCCGTGCCCTCACCAGATTCCCGGTCAGGGCTTTGGCCTTGTGTTTCTCTTGTGCTCGTGCGAACATACCAATCGGAATATACCGAACCGTATGAACAAGCAAGAAGAAAATATGCAAAACAGTATATTTTCATTGCGACTTCTTGAAGCAATGAAATCAAATGGACTAACACAGAAGGAATTAGCGGATTCAGCAGGAATTACTCAAGCTGCTGTATCAAGGTATTTGAGAGAGGAAAATACTCCAAGAGCATCCGAATTAGGGGCACTCGCAATAGCTCTTGGGGTAAGCATGGATTGGCTTTGGGGACGAAGCGGAAACAAAGAAGAGCAACATGAGCATTATCACGATCTCGAAAATTGGAAGGTGAGAGCCATTAAGTCTGAAGAGAAGCTGAAGATGCTGAAATCAGCCATGCAGGGGTGGCTGAAAAAAATTTAGCAAAAATGTTCGCGGGAGAACAATTAACTTGTTAAAAAGATACGGAACTATGCAAGAATAGTCTTTCTGTAGGATTTTCACCATCATTCAAATGTTGGATACCCGGCAACATATCCGGAGAAAGATAGAGAAGATGGCTGGAACAAGACTAAAGTAAATAATTCCGAAAAGATATAATACACAGTAAAATATTACCATGGACAACACAAAATACTACTATCAATTTAATAGTAAGGCTCGCGGTCCAATCTCCGCAGACAAGATCAAAGCCTTACTGGACTCCGGTCTGATTACCATGGATACCATGGTAGCCAAAGAGGGTGATCAACAATGGACGCCGTTAAACCAGGCAGATATCATTTACTCCCCTAAACAAGCTGAGGAAACTACTCCAGCTGAGGAAGTCAAAAAAAAGAATCCTGTCAGCATGCAACGCCTCATCTACGCTTCTATGGTGTTAATTGCATGCTTGATATTAATCTCCGGAATCAATACATGGCTACTCTGGCAACACAATGTTGTTCTTACAAAAACCGTAAAACCGCAACAATGGGAGTATGATAAAAAATTTATTAGTCTAATCCATGAATACACGGGAAAAGGATCCTTCGTGGATCGTAACAAAGATTCTGACTGGATCAAAGGAGGATGGGAGCCAATCATGATCATTAACAAAGATGGAATGGGATTTGACTGCTTGATGCGTCGCCCCAAACCAGCTCAATAGCATGAAAGTGGCAGCCCAGCACGGAGAATGGGGAAAGCTTTTCAATCCAAATTCGAACAATTGTGCGAATTTCAATTTTG
The genomic region above belongs to Akkermansia massiliensis and contains:
- a CDS encoding host-nuclease inhibitor Gam family protein, with protein sequence MGKIRTTTKATDQQIIKDKAEFCQTLDDIARKGVELDTLQAAKETAMQQVLTDHDPKISELTREIDRLTKMAEQWASPRRDELFSKGRKSGTTALTTYGYRLGQPSLKPAKGWTWDKIVALLKTTRRKAYLVTKVTPDKDAIRQHVKPHKLAKLGLEIKQVETFYVERSTRDD
- a CDS encoding AAA family ATPase, translating into MDETTKQQDCTAVATQWDQYEAAIKECSTYTAAQRDAVLWLNNLGRQENMTLASLGDAINYSPTVVQRVLSGTYGAGVDKVITSIYRYKSLHEARLEAGDKPPYVQTSMAQRIWDAADYARVRQQIVSVIGMTQRGKTTAIREYAAAKGATVLVRCPVSPSPGKMIRRMAQALGNTGTGNMDMYMDYLYRTITPQHLIVVDEIHQVILQERKLGIRTVETLREIADECNCGMLLIGTKVWCDALNKDMSWKGVLEQIVKRGMTVALKDTLPLRDLKQLWQHYGLPEPGADIIGYVKAVANDVGLGRYTKLLSIGYTLASKAGEPYGWHHFQRAADMIEVLAKGL
- a CDS encoding DUF3102 domain-containing protein is translated as MKYEIQIMPQNEVTTTNRDWEIAIVRANALHGQITGLTNQIQTLEQKRWMTAVVLGGLLARMKAAAQHGEWKALFGKSDTCVTFEYRTAARYMKLYREVLKRARKLGTVDVALIESGRRDARTLEEIGKLSDADSLRQAYFDFGVVTPPKSHGTSTIDDNRGTGKPQPIADPEEALAARQKSACDEFARIMVDLEAMLDTGRLPLVNQDALAEGKDILNNALRIINALTNA
- a CDS encoding sigma factor-like helix-turn-helix DNA-binding protein — protein: MDIPMTEEEWAIWQALWRVPEFRRHYGLDHAGSLTQREIGLYLGLTRQRVFSIERAAMRKIKIAFRKFKDEI
- a CDS encoding helix-turn-helix domain-containing protein, yielding MNKQEENMQNSIFSLRLLEAMKSNGLTQKELADSAGITQAAVSRYLREENTPRASELGALAIALGVSMDWLWGRSGNKEEQHEHYHDLENWKVRAIKSEEKLKMLKSAMQGWLKKI
- a CDS encoding DUF4339 domain-containing protein, giving the protein MDNTKYYYQFNSKARGPISADKIKALLDSGLITMDTMVAKEGDQQWTPLNQADIIYSPKQAEETTPAEEVKKKNPVSMQRLIYASMVLIACLILISGINTWLLWQHNVVLTKTVKPQQWEYDKKFISLIHEYTGKGSFVDRNKDSDWIKGGWEPIMIINKDGMGFDCLMRRPKPAQ